A region from the Leptospirillum ferriphilum ML-04 genome encodes:
- a CDS encoding KpsF/GutQ family sugar-phosphate isomerase has protein sequence MNDGKMENRIRKAREVLDEESRALSALSHSLDEAFSRAVAAILQGSGKVAVTGMGKSGHVARKIAATFSSTGTPAFFLHPGEAVHGDLGALDRGDTVLALSKSGETQEILDLLPLLKRIDIPLISIVCERESTLARLSEVTLLIPVTREAGPLGIAPTTSTTSMLALGDALAMVLLEERAFDVGDFARLHPGGMLGRRYYLKVSDLMHTGNALPVVASGTALREVIMEMTAKKLGIAAITDPGNRVLGILTDGDLRRILERRTFDSVRGTFLDDPVDGFMTRSPVSVRKDLLASEAVALMEHRKVSQLLVVDEEGQLEGILHFHDCLRAKVV, from the coding sequence ATGAACGATGGGAAGATGGAAAACCGGATCCGGAAAGCCCGGGAAGTCCTGGACGAAGAATCCCGCGCTCTCTCCGCACTTTCTCATTCCCTGGACGAAGCCTTTTCCCGGGCGGTTGCCGCCATCCTTCAGGGTTCGGGCAAGGTTGCGGTCACAGGGATGGGAAAGTCCGGGCACGTCGCCCGGAAAATTGCCGCGACCTTCTCTTCGACCGGGACCCCGGCTTTTTTTCTGCACCCCGGAGAAGCGGTCCACGGGGACCTTGGAGCGCTGGACCGGGGCGATACCGTCCTTGCACTTTCGAAAAGCGGCGAAACGCAGGAAATTCTGGACCTTCTCCCCCTGTTGAAGCGGATTGACATCCCCCTGATTTCCATCGTGTGCGAGCGCGAATCGACTCTTGCGCGTCTGTCGGAAGTCACTCTCCTGATCCCGGTCACCCGGGAGGCGGGCCCTCTCGGCATCGCCCCCACGACAAGCACCACCTCCATGCTGGCCCTGGGAGATGCCCTGGCGATGGTTCTGCTCGAAGAGAGAGCCTTCGATGTCGGCGATTTTGCGAGGCTTCATCCGGGAGGAATGCTCGGAAGACGCTACTACCTGAAAGTCTCGGACCTCATGCATACAGGGAACGCTCTTCCTGTGGTTGCCTCCGGAACAGCCCTCCGGGAAGTCATCATGGAAATGACGGCCAAAAAGCTGGGGATCGCGGCGATCACGGATCCGGGAAACAGGGTTCTGGGTATCCTGACCGACGGAGACCTCCGGAGGATTCTTGAAAGACGGACGTTCGACTCCGTCCGGGGGACTTTTCTGGATGATCCGGTCGACGGATTCATGACCCGTTCTCCCGTCTCGGTCAGAAAAGACTTGCTGGCCAGCGAGGCGGTCGCTCTGATGGAACACCGGAAAGTGTCCCAGCTCCTCGTTGTCGACGAGGAAGGACAACTCGAGGGGATTCTGCATTTTCATGACTGTCTTCGGGCGAAGGTCGTCTGA
- a CDS encoding M23 family metallopeptidase, with product MLNRSDESGRAKAGKVYTVLFIPAARERMKRFDISHRFMIALWGGGGVLLAFSIVFAGVALYLLRKEDRMVHLAQQSQSQKQEIVRIYGRMQEIRTRLLLLAHEEKKIRMILSSTPDSGSDTLLGEGGGEPPRLAPSVLIQKGPEGMSELMSEMDNQMFALRSGVSREESSLVSLRSDIRREQEKWAITPSIWPVHGILTSGFGWRNSPFGVGRDFHPGIDIAGPTGVPVVAPAGGTIEFAGWDQGYGKSIRILHGNGIETLFGHLDSVAVSPGERVVRGEVIGYLGNTGLSTGPHLHYEILKYNHPVNPTRYIIDY from the coding sequence GTGTTGAATCGATCGGATGAGAGCGGCCGGGCAAAGGCTGGAAAAGTTTATACCGTGCTCTTCATTCCGGCCGCCCGGGAACGGATGAAACGGTTCGATATCTCGCACCGTTTCATGATCGCCCTCTGGGGAGGGGGAGGGGTCCTTCTCGCCTTCTCCATTGTTTTTGCAGGGGTGGCGCTCTACCTTCTCCGGAAGGAAGACCGGATGGTCCATCTGGCCCAGCAGAGCCAGTCCCAGAAACAGGAAATCGTCCGGATCTACGGGAGAATGCAGGAAATCCGGACTCGCCTTCTTCTTCTGGCCCACGAGGAAAAAAAGATCCGGATGATCCTGAGTTCAACCCCGGATTCCGGGAGCGATACGCTTCTTGGAGAAGGAGGGGGAGAGCCCCCCCGCCTTGCACCATCGGTCCTGATCCAGAAGGGACCCGAAGGGATGTCGGAACTCATGAGCGAAATGGACAACCAGATGTTCGCGCTTCGTTCGGGCGTCTCCCGGGAGGAGAGCAGTCTGGTCTCTCTCCGGAGCGACATTCGCCGGGAGCAGGAAAAATGGGCCATTACTCCGAGTATCTGGCCTGTGCACGGCATTTTGACGTCCGGGTTCGGATGGCGAAACTCCCCTTTTGGCGTCGGCCGGGATTTTCATCCCGGAATTGATATCGCCGGGCCGACAGGGGTTCCTGTCGTGGCCCCCGCCGGAGGGACGATCGAGTTCGCCGGATGGGATCAGGGATACGGAAAGTCGATCCGGATTTTGCACGGAAATGGAATCGAGACTCTTTTCGGGCATCTGGATTCGGTGGCGGTCTCTCCGGGAGAGCGGGTCGTGCGTGGAGAAGTGATCGGGTATCTGGGAAACACGGGGCTTTCGACCGGTCCGCATCTGCATTATGAAATCCTGAAGTACAACCATCCCGTGAACCCTACGCGATATATCATCGACTACTGA
- a CDS encoding HAMP domain-containing sensor histidine kinase, translated as MNFWKGMKLRGKALFLSAALLSIILFSNLYAIFSLYHIHLVFLGLKDRTVGGMMSVSRLQHDVAGALPDEKRFLFFSTLPPSSPSPVLADLDRMSRVIRSLPAPTDHAAFLEKACLTDVDQYREINQAEMKALREGKRDKALRISQTRSGPLLIHFASLLQDLRLEFNADLERTIDAMTREQEKMMIVSVEFSAVGILLVLILLWAFSSLILSPVLRLIEGTKRISEGVFIDPVRVTGTDEMGDLARALNEMARKLGDLSRMKSEFVTIASHELRTPLTSIRGFLSMLNRGKLGPLTPEQQNGLAIVQEEVDHLVELVNGLLDLGRIESGQVRFDIQEVDLLALLNRIRSRQEAMAEQGNITFRLILDPELPPKIRTDPGKVAQILDNLLGNAFKFTPAGGEVELEVSRKDCQLEIEVRDTGIGITQESLPFLFEKFYQVAPFNNRTREGLGLGLAITRGIVLNMEGEIHVRPNTPRGTVFRVTLPFQPVVSEDGSTSPETGKESS; from the coding sequence ATGAACTTCTGGAAGGGAATGAAGCTTCGCGGAAAGGCTCTTTTTCTCTCTGCCGCGCTTCTTTCCATCATCCTTTTCTCCAATCTTTATGCCATCTTCAGCCTTTACCACATTCACCTGGTCTTTCTCGGTCTGAAGGACCGGACGGTGGGGGGCATGATGTCGGTCTCCCGACTGCAACATGATGTGGCGGGCGCTCTCCCGGATGAAAAGCGCTTTCTTTTCTTTTCCACTCTCCCGCCTTCTTCGCCATCTCCGGTTCTCGCCGATCTCGACCGGATGTCCCGGGTGATCCGCAGTTTGCCCGCCCCGACCGATCATGCGGCTTTTCTGGAAAAAGCCTGCCTCACGGATGTGGACCAGTATCGGGAGATCAACCAGGCCGAAATGAAAGCCCTTCGGGAGGGAAAGAGGGACAAGGCGCTCCGCATTTCCCAGACGCGTTCCGGACCGCTTTTGATTCATTTTGCTTCCCTGCTCCAGGATCTTCGACTCGAATTCAACGCCGACCTCGAGAGGACCATCGACGCGATGACCCGGGAGCAGGAAAAGATGATGATCGTCAGCGTGGAATTCAGCGCGGTGGGGATTCTGCTCGTCCTGATCCTGCTCTGGGCGTTTTCAAGTCTGATCCTGTCGCCGGTTCTGCGGCTGATTGAGGGAACGAAGCGGATTTCGGAGGGGGTGTTCATTGATCCGGTCCGTGTCACCGGCACCGACGAAATGGGAGATCTGGCCCGCGCCCTGAACGAAATGGCCCGTAAACTGGGGGATTTGAGCCGGATGAAATCGGAATTCGTGACGATTGCTTCCCACGAACTGAGAACCCCCCTGACCAGCATCCGTGGATTCTTGTCCATGCTGAACCGCGGCAAGCTCGGTCCCCTGACACCGGAACAGCAAAACGGTCTGGCGATTGTCCAGGAAGAGGTCGACCATCTGGTCGAACTGGTCAACGGTCTCCTGGACCTGGGACGGATCGAATCGGGCCAGGTCCGTTTCGATATTCAGGAAGTGGATCTCCTTGCCCTCCTGAACCGCATCCGGAGCCGCCAAGAAGCAATGGCGGAGCAGGGGAATATCACCTTCCGCCTGATCCTGGATCCCGAGCTGCCTCCAAAAATCCGGACAGACCCTGGTAAAGTGGCCCAGATTCTGGACAATCTCCTTGGCAATGCTTTCAAATTCACCCCGGCCGGTGGGGAGGTGGAACTCGAGGTCAGCCGGAAGGATTGCCAGCTGGAAATAGAAGTCCGGGATACGGGAATCGGGATTACCCAGGAATCGTTGCCGTTTCTGTTCGAAAAGTTTTACCAGGTCGCCCCCTTCAACAACCGGACCCGGGAAGGACTGGGTCTGGGACTGGCCATTACACGGGGAATCGTCCTGAATATGGAGGGCGAGATCCATGTTCGGCCGAACACTCCCAGGGGAACGGTCTTTCGCGTCACGTTGCCCTTTCAGCCGGTCGTTTCCGAGGATGGCAGCACGTCCCCCGAAACGGGAAAGGAGAGTTCTTGA
- the kdsA gene encoding 3-deoxy-8-phosphooctulonate synthase gives MRTLSLDGPRGPVVLGEEHKPFFILGPCVIESRSLVREVAAELEAIRERLGVSILFKSSYDKANRTSAKSFRGIGMNEGLAILSEVRSEWGLPVVSDVHDADQVSEAAGVLDVLQIPAFLCRQTDLLLAAGESGKTVHVKKGQFLAPEDMRHVVEKIASTGNRRILVCERGVSFGYHTLVVDFRSLPVLSSLGYPVVFDATHSVQSPGGAGNRSGGDRRFVWPLARAAAIVGCQGIFMEVHPDPDKAPSDGPNMVPLGKLESLLKEILACFSLRGTFPDDPPLTGEPHP, from the coding sequence GTGAGGACGCTCTCCCTCGATGGTCCCCGGGGTCCGGTTGTTCTTGGGGAAGAGCACAAGCCCTTCTTTATTCTCGGGCCCTGTGTCATCGAATCCCGGTCCCTTGTCAGGGAAGTGGCGGCCGAACTGGAGGCCATCCGGGAAAGGCTCGGGGTTTCCATTTTGTTCAAGTCTTCCTATGACAAGGCCAACCGGACATCTGCCAAAAGCTTCCGGGGGATCGGAATGAACGAGGGATTGGCCATCCTTTCGGAAGTCCGTTCCGAATGGGGACTTCCGGTTGTTTCCGACGTGCATGACGCCGACCAGGTTTCCGAAGCGGCAGGTGTTCTCGATGTTCTGCAGATTCCGGCGTTTTTGTGCCGACAGACGGACCTTCTGCTTGCGGCAGGAGAATCCGGAAAAACGGTGCATGTCAAAAAAGGCCAGTTTCTGGCCCCGGAAGACATGCGTCACGTCGTGGAGAAAATCGCCTCGACCGGGAACCGCCGGATCCTGGTCTGCGAACGCGGGGTGTCGTTCGGTTACCACACGCTGGTTGTCGATTTTCGTTCTCTGCCTGTCCTGTCTTCTCTGGGATACCCGGTTGTCTTTGATGCAACCCATTCTGTCCAGAGTCCCGGAGGGGCCGGAAACCGGTCCGGCGGCGACCGCCGGTTTGTCTGGCCGCTTGCACGTGCCGCGGCGATTGTCGGGTGCCAGGGAATCTTTATGGAAGTTCATCCGGATCCGGACAAGGCGCCGAGCGACGGACCCAATATGGTTCCTCTTGGAAAACTCGAAAGCCTTCTGAAGGAAATTCTGGCCTGTTTTTCCCTGCGCGGGACTTTTCCGGACGATCCCCCTCTGACCGGAGAACCCCATCCATGA
- the plsY gene encoding glycerol-3-phosphate 1-O-acyltransferase PlsY, whose product MMIVALLTGYLLGSIPAGVVAGKLSGVDLRQEGSGNIGFTNAMRVLGKERRGKILSVFVLLWDIGKGFVAVVLAHHLSSQPLAPVGGGFLAFLGHLYPVWLRFRGGKGVAVGLGVCLGLSWLLGVAMLSMWAIVFAVTRVSSVAALTSYFFLPLLSAFLTRQGILPPEDLLYLVVMAVMVWFRHHENIRRLVRGEEDAFRKKNKVS is encoded by the coding sequence ATGATGATCGTTGCACTTTTGACGGGATATCTGTTGGGTTCGATCCCGGCAGGGGTTGTTGCGGGAAAACTCTCGGGAGTGGATCTCCGGCAGGAAGGGAGCGGAAACATCGGCTTTACGAATGCCATGAGGGTCCTGGGAAAAGAACGGCGGGGAAAGATCCTGAGCGTGTTCGTCCTGCTCTGGGATATCGGTAAAGGATTTGTCGCTGTCGTTCTGGCCCACCATCTCTCTTCCCAGCCTCTTGCCCCTGTCGGCGGGGGGTTTTTGGCTTTTCTCGGTCATCTGTATCCGGTATGGCTTCGCTTTCGCGGAGGAAAGGGTGTCGCCGTCGGCCTGGGGGTCTGTCTCGGACTTTCCTGGCTTCTGGGAGTGGCGATGCTGTCCATGTGGGCGATCGTTTTTGCTGTGACCCGTGTTTCTTCCGTCGCGGCCCTGACGTCTTATTTTTTCCTCCCCCTTCTGTCTGCCTTTTTGACCCGGCAGGGCATTCTCCCGCCGGAAGATCTGCTGTATCTGGTGGTGATGGCCGTGATGGTCTGGTTCCGACACCACGAAAACATCCGGCGCCTTGTGAGGGGCGAAGAAGACGCGTTCCGGAAAAAGAACAAGGTGTCCTGA
- the pgsA gene encoding CDP-diacylglycerol--glycerol-3-phosphate 3-phosphatidyltransferase: MNWANVITIGRIFLIPLIVVLYHPRPGQPAVMAAFLYFVASSTDLLDGYIARRFDMVTTLGKLLDPIADKILVATGLFLLVEHQLLLAWPAILIVAREIAVSGLRAIAASDGVIIPAENLGKIKMVFQTLALTFLLYDNRHFQLHFSSMVLNFHWIGLLLFWISLVFTLLSGIQYFFWYAWISSRDQEP; this comes from the coding sequence ATGAACTGGGCCAACGTCATCACAATCGGTCGCATTTTTCTGATCCCCCTGATTGTCGTCCTTTACCACCCTCGTCCGGGACAGCCTGCGGTGATGGCTGCTTTCCTCTATTTTGTCGCGTCCTCAACGGACCTGCTCGACGGATATATCGCCCGCCGGTTCGACATGGTCACCACGCTCGGCAAGCTCCTGGATCCCATCGCGGACAAGATCCTGGTGGCGACAGGCCTTTTCCTTCTCGTGGAACATCAGCTTCTTCTGGCCTGGCCGGCGATCCTGATTGTGGCGCGTGAGATCGCCGTATCGGGTCTGAGGGCGATCGCGGCCTCCGACGGGGTCATCATCCCCGCGGAGAATCTGGGCAAGATCAAAATGGTTTTCCAGACACTGGCCCTGACCTTCCTTCTCTACGACAACCGCCATTTCCAATTGCATTTCTCGTCGATGGTTCTGAACTTTCACTGGATCGGACTTCTTCTTTTCTGGATATCGCTTGTTTTTACCCTTTTGTCGGGAATCCAGTATTTTTTTTGGTATGCCTGGATTTCCTCCCGGGACCAGGAGCCCTAG
- a CDS encoding KdsC family phosphatase, giving the protein MGASPSPEVLRKLRLIRGVVLDADGILTDGTVFYGDGSEQKAFHIRDGHGLVLMKRLGLFLGVISGRTSEGLARRLDELGIPDRFLGVREKSPCLEELVSRWGIPVESLLYMGDDVVDLSVMRSSGIAVTVPEAPFALRREAHWVTRAPGGRGAVREVSDWICFCRTGDSSFLFSGLRRGTQ; this is encoded by the coding sequence ATGGGCGCCTCTCCCTCCCCGGAGGTCCTTCGGAAGCTTCGTCTGATTCGGGGCGTGGTCCTGGATGCGGACGGCATCCTGACCGACGGGACGGTCTTTTATGGCGACGGCTCGGAACAAAAAGCTTTTCATATCCGTGATGGCCATGGACTGGTCCTGATGAAGCGCCTGGGACTTTTCCTCGGTGTGATTTCGGGAAGGACTTCGGAAGGGCTCGCCCGAAGGCTGGACGAACTGGGGATCCCGGACCGGTTTCTGGGTGTCCGGGAAAAATCGCCCTGTCTCGAGGAGCTCGTCTCCCGATGGGGGATCCCCGTCGAATCGCTTCTTTATATGGGAGACGACGTGGTCGATCTGTCGGTCATGCGTTCCTCGGGGATTGCCGTGACTGTTCCGGAAGCGCCCTTTGCCCTTCGCCGTGAGGCACACTGGGTGACTCGCGCGCCCGGAGGCCGCGGGGCTGTCCGTGAGGTGTCCGACTGGATCTGTTTTTGCCGGACGGGGGATTCTTCCTTCCTTTTCTCGGGACTCCGGCGAGGAACGCAATGA